The genomic interval AAAATTACCGCAGATCATGAAGATGTAAAGAAAATTTACAGAAAAGCGAGTCAGAGAGATATCGATATTTGGCAAGAGGCAAGAGGGAAAGAAGAAGAAACGCAAAGAAAAGGTAGAGAAATTCTAGGTCGTTTAGGTTTACAAATGAAATTGTCTGATGTAGAATATCAAGGTGATGGAAACAAAGCTACATTTTATTATACAGCAGATACAAGAGTAGATTTTAGACAGTTAATTAGAGATTTAGCAAGTGCTTTTTCTATTCGTGTAGAAATGAAACAAGTAGGTGCAAGACAGGAAGCTGCGCGTTTAGGTGGTGTTGGTTCTTGTGGTAGAGAATTATGTTGTTCTACTTGGTTAACAGATTTTAGAAAAGTAACAACATCTGCGGCACGTTATCAGCAATTATCTTTAAATCCGCTAAAGTTAGCAGGACAATGTGGTAAACTAAAGTGTTGTTTAAATTTTGAATTAGACACGTATTTAGATGCTTTAAAATCATTTCCGAAACAAGATTTGGTATTAAAAACCGAAAAAGGAGATGCTGTTTTTGTAAAGATGGATATTTTTAAGAACCATCTTTGGTATACCTACAAAGAAGAACGTTTTAAATGGTTTAGACTTACGTTAGAACAAGTTTTAGAAATCATAGCGCTTAATAAAAATAATGAAAAATCTATTTCGTTAGAAGAATATGAAGCGGATGTAGAAATTCCTGTAAAAGTAGATTTCGAAGATGCTGTTGGGCAAGATAGTTTAACGCGTTTTGATGCTCCTAAAACAAGCAATCGTAAGAGAAGAAATAAGAAAAAACCGGCGGCAGTTGCTAATAATAATTCCAATAAGCCAAGGACAAGGTCTAACCCAAATCAAAAACCAAATCCTAACGAAAAGCCGAACAATAACCAAAAGCCGAACCCAAATCAGAAAAGAAAGCCACAGGCTAAGAAACAACCAAATACAAATCCAAATCAGAAGCCTAA from Polaribacter sejongensis carries:
- the ricT gene encoding regulatory iron-sulfur-containing complex subunit RicT, whose amino-acid sequence is MACGSCGTTENGVPKGCKSNGNCGSGTCGSGSNKLAVFDWLSNMTLPSGQERFNIFEVRFKNGRKHFYTNPDNLPITMGDIVAVEGSPGHDIGTVSLAGELVKVQMKKRKITADHEDVKKIYRKASQRDIDIWQEARGKEEETQRKGREILGRLGLQMKLSDVEYQGDGNKATFYYTADTRVDFRQLIRDLASAFSIRVEMKQVGARQEAARLGGVGSCGRELCCSTWLTDFRKVTTSAARYQQLSLNPLKLAGQCGKLKCCLNFELDTYLDALKSFPKQDLVLKTEKGDAVFVKMDIFKNHLWYTYKEERFKWFRLTLEQVLEIIALNKNNEKSISLEEYEADVEIPVKVDFEDAVGQDSLTRFDAPKTSNRKRRNKKKPAAVANNNSNKPRTRSNPNQKPNPNEKPNNNQKPNPNQKRKPQAKKQPNTNPNQKPKAKLNPNANANPNQKANANTQPKPRPQRKPRPKPQGDVKKPEGESKDIKKPEGEVKKVNKPRRNNRNRKNNNPKNDNNSEK